One part of the Stigmatopora argus isolate UIUO_Sarg chromosome 8, RoL_Sarg_1.0, whole genome shotgun sequence genome encodes these proteins:
- the pigc gene encoding phosphatidylinositol N-acetylglucosaminyltransferase subunit C, producing the protein MGPDDGPCAVVPWRKVLWERQSYPDNYVDHRFLEELRRNEGIRQYRYWAVVREAVLVGQQLSCVAIFVTLWLYMEEGLLSPDTLLVISLATSLLGYGLYQALAARAEPVPPAGTHLADLQSAIIFLSFIFGFSPVLKTLTESVSTDTVYAMSALMLLAHLVSFPYGHPSPPGSLSLNVALFASVCLASRLPGAMHTFTMLSCALMIFALWPCLLRRVKDRAPCYFVVVCVGVCAAGVGGLASRWPGGAVLLALALVSLMLLCPWLLVQLQRHKDNIHGPWDEAEIQEDLSRFLH; encoded by the exons ATGGGGCCCGACGACGGCCCCTGTGCGGTCGTGCCCTGGAGGAAAGTACTGTGGGAGCGTCAGTCGTATCCAGACAACTACGTGGACCACCGCTTCCTGGAGGAGCTGCGGAGGAATGAGGGCATCCGCCAGTACCGCTACTGGGCCGTGGTGCGAGAAGCTGTCCTGGTAGGGCAGCAGCTTTCTTGCGTGGCTATTTTTGTCACTCTCTGGCTCTACATGGAGGAG GGCCTTCTATCACCAGACACCCTCCTGGTTATCAGCCTCGCTACCTCATTGCTGGGCTATGGACTGTACCAAGCCCTGGCGGCGCGGGCGGAACCCGTTCCCCCGGCTGGAACTCATCTGGCCGATTTACAGAGCGCCATCATCTTCCTCTCCTTCATTTTCGGCTTCTCGCCCGTCTTAAAGACGCTGACCGAGTCCGTGAGCACGGACACGGTGTACGCCATGTCAGCCCTCATGCTCCTGGCTCATTTGGTCTCCTTCCCGTACGGCCATCCCTCGCCCCCGGGTAGCCTGTCCCTTAACGTGGCCCTGTTTGCGTCCGTGTGTCTGGCGTCCCGCCTCCCGGGCGCCATGCATACTTTCACGATGCTCAGCTGTGCTCTGATGATCTTCGCGCTATGGCCGTGCCTGCTGAGGCGGGTGAAGGACAGAGCCCCGTGCTACTTCGTGGTGGTGTGCGTGGGGGTGTGCGCGGCAGGGGTGGGCGGCCTGGCGTCGCGCTGGCCCGGAGGGGCGGTCCTTCTTGCGCTGGCCTTGGTCTCCTTGATGCTACTTTGCCCTTGGCTGCTGGTTCAGCTACAGAGGCATAAAGACAATATCCACGGGCCTTGGGATGAGGCGGAGATCCAGGAGGACCTTAGTCGCTTCCTCCATTGA